The genomic window TTGCTCGGCCCTCGCACGGTGTCGCGCAGATGGCTGCTCGCCCGCTTCGGGGCTCGCAGCCACACGCAGCGCGCGCCGACGTGGTCCACCGGGTCTCTGCGATCGGTGGATACTCTCACCGGGTGGGACTGGAAGGGGCCGACCGCTCGACGAAGGCCGGCGAAGCAAGGACCGCAGGCGAACGTAGTGAGCCGAGGACCGCAGCGAGCCGCCCGAGTCGAGCGGGAGGGGGCTTCCAAGGCCGTTGCGGCTTCGAAGGCAGCGCTCCCGATACGATTCTCCGACAGACCTTCGTAGGATCCAGCCCGAACCACACGCCAATGCCCGAGGAGCCGGACGTGAACATCAGCGGTGGCGCGTCGGGCGGCGGCCGGGAGACCCGGTTCGAGGCCGACGACCCGAGCACGCGCGCCGAAGCCGTCGTCGACCGCCTCGGCGACCTGTTCTGGCAGAAAACATACGGCGACCGCGATCCCTTCGACTGCCTCGTCCGGACGATCCTCTCCCAGAACACCTCCGACGTCGCGAGCCAGCCGGCCTACGACGCGCTGGTCGAGCGGTTCGATCCGGCGCGGGGCGACGGGATCGACCCTGATCTGGCGTTCGCGGCCGGCGACGACGGCCCAGCAGACCTCGCCGAGGCACTCGCCACCGCCGACCGCGTCGCGATCGCCGAGACGATTGCACCGGCCGGCCTCCACAACCAGAAATCGAAGGTCCTCCAGACCGTAGCGGAGCGGATCCTCGCCGAGTACGGCTCCACCGCGGCCTTCGACGACTTCGTCGCGACGGCTGACTACGCCGACGTCCGCGACGCCCTGCTGGACTTCGGCGGCGTCGGGCCAAAGACGGCCGACTGCGTCCTCCTCTTCGCCGCCGGACGCCAGGGCGTCTTTCCCGTCGACACCCACGTCCACCGGATCTACCGCCGACTCGGGATCGCGCCGCCGGACGCCGACCACGAGGGCGTCCGTGCGGTGCTCGAACGGGAGGTCCCCGGCGAGAAGTGCGGCTTCGGCCACACCGCCTCGATCCAGTTCGGGCGCGAGTACTGCTCGGCCCGGAAGCCGGCGTGTCTCGACGGGCCGGAGGCCTGTCCGCTGTACGATCGCTGCGATCGGGTGGGCGTGGATCCGGAGTCTAGGGCGGTCGTGGATCCGGAGTCTAGGGTGGTCGTGGATCCGGCGGACGCGGCGGCTGCTACCGAGGACTGAACGGCGATTCCCAGCCGAGCAATTAGCCCTTCGTCCTCAGCATCTCTGGATCGACTGGGCATCCCCTGATCTCTCCGCCGCGCATCCCGTCTGCCAGCCAGTACATCGAGAGCACGAGCACGACCACCGCCAGCATCGAGAACTCGAGGCCCTCGTAGGGCAGGTTCGCGAGCAGCCCCGCGCCGCCGACGATGCCGACGATCCCCGCGAGGATGCCGGGGCCGCAGGCGGCACACCCTGCGCCGAGCGTGCCGAGCACGACGCCCGCCGCGCTCCCGCCACCGCCCTCCACGGAGAGATCGTGCTCGAGCAGGTGGTAGGCCAGCAACGCGACGTTCGCACCGGTGAGCCCCGCGACCGCGTATATTAGGACGCCGTGCGTCGCGTCGTACTGCGGACCGAGGAACGGCAACATCGCCGTGAGGAACTCGACCTTGAAGCCGAGTCCGAGGCTATCGGAGAGCAACACCTCGACGACGAACCGGAGGTTCTGCGTGACGGAGATGAGGATGGCGACGGCGGTCGTCACGACGATCGCGAACACCAGATAGCTCGGATGGCCGAGCACGAGTCTGATCGTCCGGCCGAGCAGTCGCCAGTCCGAGCGGCTGGTGGGAAGGGAGATCACACTTCGAAGCCGGCCTGGAAGGCGGTCACGTCTTGCACGCCGACGAGCTTGTTCTTGAAACGCTCGTTCTTGTAGAGGAAGAACGTCGGCGTGCTGTTCACGCCGGCCTCGTCGCCGTCGGCTTCGGCCGTCTCGAGGACCGACTGGTGAGCCCGGTTCTCCGCAGCGGCGAGGATCGTGTCGGCGTCGAGGTCGGTGTTCTCGCTGAGAAATGAGCGCGTCTCGTCGGCGAAGGTGCCACCCGAGATGGAGTAGGTGTTCTCGTAGTAGAAATCCAGCAGGTCCCAGGCGACGGGTGGCTCCCGGGCCGTCACTTCCAGCGTCGCGTGGATCGCGGGCGTCGCCCACCCGCGGCCGGTGTAGCGGTAGGGTCGGTACACGTAGGCCGCCGACTCCGGTTCGAGAATCTCGCGTTTGACCGCCTGGAAGCTGCCGGTGTGAAACCGTTCGCAGTTCGAGCAGGTCGGGTCCTCGAAGGCGACGATCACCTTCTCTGCCGCCGTCGGCACGTCGCCAAGCGACGGCTGCCCGTCCAGGTTCCGCGACGCGGGGTGCTCGGAGAGGGGTTGGCCGCCGGAGCCACCGCTCCCAGTGTCCAGACAGCCTGCCAGACTCGTCGCGGTCCCGAGACTCGCCGCGCCGGCGATGCCAGCGAGGACCGACCGTCGTCGCATACTGCGTGTGTGTTGAGCCGCGACAAGGTAGCTTCCCCGGTCGTGTGCGGCGGTCGCACGAACGGCGGAAACGGCGACGCGGCAAGTGGGTCGTCGCTTAGGGGAATCGGCAGTCTCGAGCTACAGGAACCGGAACGTCTCGAGGTTCTTCGGCGCGAACGTCCGCATGTCGAACTTGTGGTAGAGCGCCGAGGAGAGGTCCTGGACGGAACTCTCGTCGCCGTGGACGCAGAGCACCTTCTCCGGCCGGGGGTTCATCGTCTTCACGAAGTTGACGAGCCCCTGGCGGTCGGCGTGGCCGGAGAACCCGTCGACGGTCTCGACCTCGAGCTCGAGCTGGAGCGTGTTCGAGCGCCCGCCGTCGTGGCCGCGGTCGTCCATCGGAATCTCGTCCCAGCCGTTCTGGATCCGGCGGCCGAGGGTCCCCTGGGCCTGGTAGCCGACGAAGGCGAGGGTGGAGTCCGGATCGGGGCCGATGTGGCGCAGCCAGGACATGATCGGTCCGCCCTCGACCATCCCGGAGGTCGAGAGGACGATGCAGGGGCCGCCGTCGGCGACTTCCTGGCGCTCCTCCTCGCCGCCGTCGATGTGGTTGAACTGGTCGGCGAGGAAGGGGTTCTCGTCCTCGTGGAAGATGCGGTCGCGGAGGTCGTCCCGGAGGTACTCCGGGTACGTCGAGTGGATCGCGGTCGCCTCCCAGATCATCCCGTCGAGGTGGACGGGCATCTCCGGAATGTCGCCCTCGCGCATCGCCTCCTCGAGGACGAGCATGAGTTCCTGGGAGCGACCGACCGCGAACGCCGGAATCAGGACCTTGCCGTCGCGTTCGTAGGTCTCGTTGATGATCCGCTTGAGCTTGCGTTCGGAGTCGGCCTGGTCGGTCTGGTAGTCGTTCCGGCCGCCGTAGGTCGACTCGAGGACGAGCGTCTCGACGCGCGGGAAGTCGTTGTGCGCGCCGTTGAACAGGCGGGTGTCCTCGTAGTGGATGTCGCCGGAGAAGCAGACGTTGTAGAGGCCGTCGCCGATGTGGAAGTGCGAGACCGCCGAGCCGAGGATGTGGCCGGCGTTGTGCATCGTGAGCTTGACGTCCGGCGCGATGTCGGTGACGTCGCCGTACTCCAGCGGGATGGTGTGCTTGATCGTCTCCCGGACCATCTCCGATTCGTACGGTGGCGCGCGGCCTTCCTTCGCCGCGACGTCGAGGTAGTCCAGCTGGAGGAGGCCCATCAGGTCCCGCGTGGGTTCGGTCGTGTAGATCGGGCCGTCGTAGCCGTACTTGAAGATGAGCGGCAGGAGCGCGGAGTGGTCGAGGTGGGCGTGCGTGAGCACGACGGCGTCGAGGTTCTGGGCGCCCGCGCCGAGGGCCTCGGGCACCTGAAGGTACGGCACCTCGCCCTCCGCACCGGGCTTGTCGCCGCAGTCGATGAGGATTCGGGTCTCCGGCGTCGAGAGGACGAACGCCGCGCGACCGACCTCGCGGCAGCACCCGAGCGTGGTGATCCGCACGTACTCGTCGTCGGAGAGCTCCTCGCGGTGGATCTGCCGGCCGACCCGTTCGAGGATGTCGCGTCGGTCGTCGCGTTCCTGCTTGAGGAAGTTCCGGACGTTCGAGACCGTCGAGGACTCGATCGGCGGCGTGCGCACGACCTCGGGCGTCCAGCCGACCTCCTTCGTGATCTCCCGGAGCGTCGAGCCGTGGCGGCCGATGACCATCCCCGGCTTCTCGGCCTCGATGACGACCTCGCCGGTGTCGGCGTGGAAGTCCAGATCAGTGACGCCGGCGTCGTCGGGGATGACGTCCATGACCTTCTCGCGGGCCTCCTCCGGCCGCAGGAGCACGTCGGGGTCGGGGCGCACCGTGATGCGCTTGCGGAGCTTCGAGGCGAGCTGGCGGACGAGGTCGCCCTGCTGGGCGAACTCCTTGGGATCCCGGGTGTAGACGACCAGCTCGGGTCCTTCGTAGGTGACTTCCGAAACCGAAACGTGACTTGGAAGTTCGCTGACGATCTCTGCTTTCAGTTCGTCGAGTTGTTGCTCAACAGCACTCATATGTAGCTGCGGGGTACCGATTGGTCTCCGATCCGCGCGAAAGCGCTGGCCTGGTGCCGACCCGCGTGCGGGACGCGTCGTCCGTGGCAGTGCCGGCGGTGATACCGTTACAGGACATCGTACTCGCCGAGTTGAATCGGTGACCGCTGCGGTAGAAACCGCTTGCTTGGTTCTATCCCCTCACCATTATAAAAGCCTTGGCAATACCGGAAAAGTCCCGTCAGACGCCCTGCCGCCGCCGGAAACGCCATTGCGATCGCCCGCGCAGATCGCCACATGACCGCCCCGCCAGCGCCCGACCTCGAGTTGACGCCCGAGCGCGTCGCCGCCGAGTGCGAGTGGCTCCTCGATCGCGGCGACGTGATCGTCCCGCTCGCAAACGAGGTCCGCGCAGACCTCGCCGCGGCGTTCGATACAACCGTCGATCCGATCGATCGCTCCGACTACGAGCGCGTCGTCGTCGAGACCGCCGCCGACGGCGACCGGGCCGTGAACGTCGCCGCGCTCGTCGCCTTCCTCCGCGGGATGGACGTCGAGGACGACTACCCAGGCTTCGTCGTCGACGAACTGCTCGGGCGGGAACTCGCGGCGACGATCGCCGGCGAGCAGCCGCTGCGGTTGTTGGCCGAAGCGACGTTTCACTACGCTGACATCGTCCATCACGCCGGGGATTCGGCTGGGATGGACGACCTCGACGCCGGACTGGCCGCCGGCGTGCAGACTCGCTTGCCTGGATGGGACTGGACGGAGGGGGAGAGCCCCTTCAGCGTGGATCTGGGGTGAATTGCGTTGGCTGGATAGTCGGTCGGATGGATCCTTGAGGTTTCGTGACCTCCGAAAGCCCCCGATCGCTCGAGGGCTGCGGCTCGCTGCGCGCTTCACTCACTTCGTTCGCTGCAGTGCTTGTTCCGATAGACTCGCTACGCTCGTCTATCGACGTTCGCCTCACTGCGTTCGGCTCACCGTCGCCTCGCACCGTCGAGCGATCGGCCCCTTTCGTAGTCCACCCAGACGCCTCATTCCTCCCCAGCCTTCTGCGCTGCTCGCGTCGCTCCGCTCGCTTCGCTGCTCGGCCCTCGCACGGTGTCTGCGAGTGGCTGCTCGCCCGCTTCGGGGCTCGCAGCCATCGCGTAGCGCGCGCCGACGTGGTCCACCGGAGTTCAGCTATCGGTGGAACTCCACACCGGGTGGGACTGGAAGGGGCCGACCGGTCGTGCTCGCTCACGACGAAAGCACAGCAGGCGAACGAGCGAAGCGAAGTGAGCCGATGCGCGCAGCGAGTGAGCGGGCACGAGCGGGAGGGGGCTTCCAAGCGGACGCCAGCGGTCTGCCCGTCTCCTATCAATCGTGTCCAACCGGCCCAGCACGCCACACCTCGACTCACGGACCCCACTGTCAGTCGCCGTCGTACCTTCGGGACGTTTATGCCCGCAACCCCACCACATCAGGCCATGAGCGACGACGACGCCCAGGAACTGGGCATCACCGAATCGAAAGAGCACGCCACCGGCGAGTGGTACGCGGAGGTCGTCCAGAAGGCGAAGGTCGCGGACTACGCGCCCATGGGCGGCTTCATCGTGACCAGGCCCCGTGGGTGGGCGCTCTGGGAGGCGGTTCAGGACTTCCTCGACGCGAAGTTCAAGGACACCGGCGTCGACAACGCCTACTTCCCGCTGTTCATCCCCGAGTCCTACCTCGAGCGGGAGAAGGACATAGTGGAGGGGTTCGACCCCGAGGTCGCGTGGGTGACCCACGGCGGCCACGACGAACTGGAGGAGCGACTCGCCGTCCGCCCGACCAGCGAGTCGATCATCGCCCCGTTCATGGCGCAGTGGACGCGCAGCCACCGCGACCTGCCGATGCGCCTCAACCAGTGGTGCTCGGTCGTGCGCTGGGAGGCGACGGAGACGAAGCCGTTCTTCCGCACGAAGGAGTTCTGCTGGCAGGAGGGCCACACCGCCCACGCGACCGCCGACGAAGCGTGGGAGGAGACGATGCTCCGCCTCGACCAGTACGAGGCGGTATACGAAGACCTCCTCGCGATCCCCGTCCTCCGCGGGCGCAAGCCGGAGCACGACAAGTTCCCCGGCGCGGAAACCACGACGACGGTCGAGGCCCTCATGCCCGACGGCAAGTCCGTGCAGGCCGGGACGAGCCACGACCTCGGCACCTCCTTCGCGGACGCCTTCGAGATCACCTACACCGACGAGGACGAGGAAGAGGCCACCGCGCACACCACCTCCTGGGGTCTGTCCTGGCGCGCGCTCGGTGCGCTGATCATGACCCACGGCGACGACCAGGGCCTCGTCCTGCCCCCCACGATCGCACCGACCCAGGTCGTCATCGTCCCGATCTGGCAGGAAGACACCCGCGAGGACGTCCTCGACTACTCCGAGGAACTGGCCGAGGACCTCGAGGAGGCCGGCCTGCGCGTCGACCTCGACGACCGCGACACCCGGAATCCCGGCTTCAAGTTCAACGAGCACGAACTCAACGGCGTCCCCCTCCGCATCGAGATCGGACCCAACGAAGTCGAGGACGAGGAAGCGACCCTCGTCCACCGCCCCGACGGCGAGTCCGTCGTCGCCGACCGCGACTCCGCCGTCGACGACGTCGAGGACGCCCTCGACGAGGTCTACGACAAACTCTACGCCGCGGCGGAGGAGAACCTCGAGGAGAACGTCCGCGAGGCCGACGAGCCCAGTCAGATCCTCGGCACGATCGGCCAGCACGGCGGCTACGTCAAGTGCGGCTGGTGTGGCGACGAGGCCTGCGAGACGGTGATCAAGGACGAGATCGCGGCCGAGATCGTGATGGTGCCCCTCGATCGCGACGAGGAGCCGATCCAGGACGACTGCGCGATCTGTGGCGAGGAATCGACCGAGACCGCGTACTTCGCGCGGACGTACTGATCCGTCGCGCAGTTGTACTCGGGTGGCATTTCTCTCCGCTACCGGCCGCCTTTCACTACGCTCCGAGGACCTATCGATAGTCCCCGACGACCCCTGCCGCTCCTCGACGATCATCCGCTCCTTCCCGACGACCCTTCGCAACTCCTCGGCGGCGGGTCCCGACGTCAGTCCGAGGACACCGTCGCCTCTCGCTGGGCGCTACACGCCGCGAGCATGGACTCGTCCTCGACCGGAATCCTCGTCGTCCCACCCTCGGCGTCGTCGACGCGTCGCGCCGGCACGCCGGCGAGGATCCGCCGGTAGATCTGCAGGTGTTCGGCGGCGACGGTCTCGAAGCTGTTCGCCTCCTTGTAGGTCCGGATGCCCGAGGCGAGCGCGTCCCGCTGCTCGTCGTCTTCGAGGAGCGTCGCGACGCGATCGGCGATCGCAGCCGTGTCGTCGAGGCCGATCGTCTCGAGGGCGTCCCACTCTGCCTCGATCTGTCTGAAGTAGGATCGGTCGCTCGCGAGCACCGGTAGCTCCTCGGCCGCACACCAGTTGAACGTGCCACTCTGCGTGACGACCCGGTAGGGGAGGAGGGCGAGGTCCGCCGTCGCGAGCGCCATGGGAAACTCCTCGTCGTCGAGCACGCCGGTGATCGTCACGTTCGACGGAGCGTCGGCCTCGACCTCGTCGACGAACTCCTGGTCGAACCCCTTCGGCCGTGCGCCGCCGGCGATCAAGAACTCGACGTCGGGCAGTTGCTTCGCGACGTCGACGAAGATGTCGTGGCCCTTCGGCGGGCGAACGAACCCCGGGATCACCACGATCTCGTCGTCGGGATCGAACCCGAAGCGCTCGCGGGCGGTCGACCGATCGGCCGGGCTCGAGTCCCGGACGTTCACGCCGTGGGGCAGGACGGAGTACTCGGTGGGGTCCTGCGCGACGTCCTCGTGGAACTGCTCCTCACAGTCCGACGAGAGGAAGATCACGTGATCGGTGACTCTCGCGATCAGTTCGTGCATGACGAGCAGGTAGCACCGCTTCGCGAACCTCGCCTCCTCCGGGGCCGGCGAGAGGACCGAGTGAAGCGTCACCACGAGGGCCTTCCGCCGGATTCTGGTCGCGAGCCAGAGCACGGGGAAGAACAGCAGCCCGTACAGCCCCGGATAGGAGCTTCCCGGGCGCCGGAAGAGTCCGTACTCGTGCTGGACGT from Salinarchaeum sp. Harcht-Bsk1 includes these protein-coding regions:
- the proS gene encoding proline--tRNA ligase gives rise to the protein MSDDDAQELGITESKEHATGEWYAEVVQKAKVADYAPMGGFIVTRPRGWALWEAVQDFLDAKFKDTGVDNAYFPLFIPESYLEREKDIVEGFDPEVAWVTHGGHDELEERLAVRPTSESIIAPFMAQWTRSHRDLPMRLNQWCSVVRWEATETKPFFRTKEFCWQEGHTAHATADEAWEETMLRLDQYEAVYEDLLAIPVLRGRKPEHDKFPGAETTTTVEALMPDGKSVQAGTSHDLGTSFADAFEITYTDEDEEEATAHTTSWGLSWRALGALIMTHGDDQGLVLPPTIAPTQVVIVPIWQEDTREDVLDYSEELAEDLEEAGLRVDLDDRDTRNPGFKFNEHELNGVPLRIEIGPNEVEDEEATLVHRPDGESVVADRDSAVDDVEDALDEVYDKLYAAAEENLEENVREADEPSQILGTIGQHGGYVKCGWCGDEACETVIKDEIAAEIVMVPLDRDEEPIQDDCAICGEESTETAYFARTY
- a CDS encoding beta-CASP ribonuclease aCPSF1; amino-acid sequence: MSAVEQQLDELKAEIVSELPSHVSVSEVTYEGPELVVYTRDPKEFAQQGDLVRQLASKLRKRITVRPDPDVLLRPEEAREKVMDVIPDDAGVTDLDFHADTGEVVIEAEKPGMVIGRHGSTLREITKEVGWTPEVVRTPPIESSTVSNVRNFLKQERDDRRDILERVGRQIHREELSDDEYVRITTLGCCREVGRAAFVLSTPETRILIDCGDKPGAEGEVPYLQVPEALGAGAQNLDAVVLTHAHLDHSALLPLIFKYGYDGPIYTTEPTRDLMGLLQLDYLDVAAKEGRAPPYESEMVRETIKHTIPLEYGDVTDIAPDVKLTMHNAGHILGSAVSHFHIGDGLYNVCFSGDIHYEDTRLFNGAHNDFPRVETLVLESTYGGRNDYQTDQADSERKLKRIINETYERDGKVLIPAFAVGRSQELMLVLEEAMREGDIPEMPVHLDGMIWEATAIHSTYPEYLRDDLRDRIFHEDENPFLADQFNHIDGGEEERQEVADGGPCIVLSTSGMVEGGPIMSWLRHIGPDPDSTLAFVGYQAQGTLGRRIQNGWDEIPMDDRGHDGGRSNTLQLELEVETVDGFSGHADRQGLVNFVKTMNPRPEKVLCVHGDESSVQDLSSALYHKFDMRTFAPKNLETFRFL
- a CDS encoding glycosyltransferase, with the protein product MTTTTPISDGRARDGVETTSTSVTTIATPGDASCGIGTYARDLRAALEDLEPDRRRERESGATVSGSDGPTTSETPGASGASGTADGPAVTDEPGRTDGLTTTDAIDLEQDYPTAGHFISIALRAAARDSDVVHVQHEYGLFRRPGSSYPGLYGLLFFPVLWLATRIRRKALVVTLHSVLSPAPEEARFAKRCYLLVMHELIARVTDHVIFLSSDCEEQFHEDVAQDPTEYSVLPHGVNVRDSSPADRSTARERFGFDPDDEIVVIPGFVRPPKGHDIFVDVAKQLPDVEFLIAGGARPKGFDQEFVDEVEADAPSNVTITGVLDDEEFPMALATADLALLPYRVVTQSGTFNWCAAEELPVLASDRSYFRQIEAEWDALETIGLDDTAAIADRVATLLEDDEQRDALASGIRTYKEANSFETVAAEHLQIYRRILAGVPARRVDDAEGGTTRIPVEDESMLAACSAQREATVSSD
- a CDS encoding thioredoxin domain-containing protein, encoding MRRRSVLAGIAGAASLGTATSLAGCLDTGSGGSGGQPLSEHPASRNLDGQPSLGDVPTAAEKVIVAFEDPTCSNCERFHTGSFQAVKREILEPESAAYVYRPYRYTGRGWATPAIHATLEVTAREPPVAWDLLDFYYENTYSISGGTFADETRSFLSENTDLDADTILAAAENRAHQSVLETAEADGDEAGVNSTPTFFLYKNERFKNKLVGVQDVTAFQAGFEV
- the nth gene encoding endonuclease III, which gives rise to MPEEPDVNISGGASGGGRETRFEADDPSTRAEAVVDRLGDLFWQKTYGDRDPFDCLVRTILSQNTSDVASQPAYDALVERFDPARGDGIDPDLAFAAGDDGPADLAEALATADRVAIAETIAPAGLHNQKSKVLQTVAERILAEYGSTAAFDDFVATADYADVRDALLDFGGVGPKTADCVLLFAAGRQGVFPVDTHVHRIYRRLGIAPPDADHEGVRAVLEREVPGEKCGFGHTASIQFGREYCSARKPACLDGPEACPLYDRCDRVGVDPESRAVVDPESRVVVDPADAAAATED